A DNA window from Pseudomonas resinovorans NBRC 106553 contains the following coding sequences:
- a CDS encoding undecaprenyl-diphosphate phosphatase, with product MDLWTAMQAIILGIVEGLTEFLPISSTGHQIVVADLLDFTGERAIAFNIIIQLAAILAVVWEYRRKILDVVVGLPTQRNAQRFTINLLVAFFPAVILGVAFSDLIHHYLFNPITVASALVVGGVVILWAERRAHLVQADSVDEMTWKHALKVGCCQCLALVPGTSRSGATIIGGLVFGLSRKAATEFSFFLAMPTMVGAAVYSGYKYRDLFQPSDLPVFALGSVVSFLFAMIAVRSLLKFIGSHSYAAFAWYRIGFGLLILATWQLGVIDWSTAQG from the coding sequence ATGGATTTGTGGACGGCCATGCAGGCCATCATTCTGGGGATTGTCGAAGGCCTGACGGAGTTCCTGCCGATCTCCAGCACCGGCCACCAGATCGTGGTCGCGGACCTGCTCGACTTCACCGGTGAACGGGCCATCGCCTTCAACATCATCATCCAGCTGGCGGCCATCCTCGCGGTGGTCTGGGAATACCGGCGCAAGATCCTCGACGTGGTCGTCGGCCTGCCCACCCAGCGCAACGCCCAGCGCTTCACGATCAACCTGCTGGTGGCGTTCTTCCCGGCGGTGATCCTCGGGGTGGCCTTCTCCGACCTGATCCACCATTACCTGTTCAACCCGATCACCGTGGCCAGCGCCCTGGTGGTGGGTGGCGTGGTGATCCTCTGGGCCGAACGCCGCGCGCACCTGGTGCAGGCCGACAGCGTCGATGAAATGACCTGGAAGCACGCCCTCAAGGTCGGTTGCTGCCAATGCCTGGCGCTGGTGCCGGGGACCTCGCGTTCCGGCGCCACCATCATCGGCGGCCTGGTCTTCGGCCTGTCGCGCAAGGCGGCCACCGAGTTCTCGTTCTTCCTCGCCATGCCCACCATGGTCGGCGCGGCGGTCTACTCGGGCTACAAGTACCGTGACCTGTTCCAGCCGAGCGACCTGCCGGTGTTCGCCCTGGGTTCGGTGGTGTCCTTCCTCTTCGCGATGATCGCCGTGCGCAGCCTGCTGAAGTTCATCGGCAGCCACAGCTACGCCGCGTTCGCCTGGTACCGCATCGGCTTCGGCCTGCTGATCCTGGCGACCTGGCAGCTCGGCGTGATCGACTGGTCCACCGCCCAGGGCTGA
- a CDS encoding methyl-accepting chemotaxis protein: MHSLRNLPISRRLWLILIVAVFMLVTLGVLMLWQIYDDLYQGKEQKTRHVVETAAGLLQFYQGQEAAGTLSREEAQKQAMQAVRALRYDKGDYFWINDLTPRMIMHPTNAKLEGQDLSGYKDPDGKALFNEMARVAKAEGAGFVEYRWPKPGASDPLPKVSYVQLFAPWGWVIGSGIYIDDMQVEFREQAIQASAVGLAIALVMALLVILIARSITRPLDEVVCAMANIASGEGDLTSSLDTHGRDEITALGGHFNAFTGKLRGVIRQSLDAAGALDQAAGRLDGIASQGLRQSEQQSLQMEQVATAINEVTYGVQDVAKNAEHAASEVRHAEEQARQGHDNIDSSLRQIDQLSATIAKAVDVIQTLAQDSAQISGVLEVIRSIAEQTNLLALNAAIEAARAGEQGRGFAVVADEVRLLAQRTQKSTAEIHDMIERLQENSAAAVQVINESSRASRATVEQASQAGESLAQIAQVLRTLTGLNASIASATLQQSHVVEDINQNVTQAAGLAHDSASAAEQTTGASQRLGQLAVQLNQLLGQFRV; this comes from the coding sequence ATGCACAGCTTGCGCAACCTGCCGATCAGCCGCCGTCTCTGGCTGATCCTGATCGTCGCGGTCTTCATGCTGGTCACCCTCGGCGTACTGATGCTGTGGCAGATCTACGACGACCTCTACCAGGGCAAGGAGCAGAAAACCCGCCACGTGGTCGAGACCGCCGCCGGCCTGCTGCAGTTCTACCAGGGCCAGGAAGCGGCCGGCACCCTGTCCCGTGAAGAGGCGCAGAAGCAGGCGATGCAGGCAGTCCGCGCGCTGCGCTACGACAAGGGCGACTATTTCTGGATCAACGATCTGACCCCGCGCATGATCATGCACCCCACCAACGCCAAGCTCGAGGGCCAGGACCTCTCCGGCTACAAGGACCCGGACGGCAAGGCGCTATTCAACGAGATGGCGCGGGTGGCCAAGGCCGAAGGCGCGGGCTTCGTCGAGTATCGCTGGCCGAAACCGGGCGCCAGCGACCCGCTGCCGAAGGTTTCCTACGTGCAGCTGTTCGCCCCCTGGGGCTGGGTGATCGGTTCGGGGATCTATATCGACGACATGCAGGTCGAGTTCCGCGAGCAGGCCATCCAGGCCTCGGCGGTGGGCCTGGCCATCGCCCTGGTGATGGCGCTGCTGGTGATCCTCATCGCCCGCAGCATCACCCGGCCGCTGGATGAAGTGGTCTGTGCCATGGCCAATATCGCCAGCGGCGAAGGCGACCTCACCAGCAGCCTGGATACCCACGGCCGCGACGAAATCACCGCCCTGGGCGGACACTTCAACGCCTTCACCGGCAAGTTGCGCGGCGTGATCCGCCAGTCCCTGGACGCCGCCGGCGCCCTCGACCAGGCGGCCGGCAGACTGGACGGCATCGCCAGCCAGGGACTGCGCCAGAGCGAACAGCAGTCACTGCAGATGGAACAGGTGGCCACCGCCATCAACGAAGTCACCTATGGCGTACAGGACGTGGCGAAGAACGCCGAGCACGCCGCCAGCGAAGTGCGCCACGCCGAGGAACAGGCGCGCCAGGGCCACGACAACATCGACAGCAGCCTGCGGCAGATCGACCAGCTCTCCGCCACCATCGCCAAGGCGGTGGACGTGATCCAGACCCTGGCGCAGGACAGCGCGCAGATCAGCGGCGTGCTGGAAGTGATCCGCTCCATCGCCGAACAGACCAACCTGCTGGCACTCAACGCCGCCATCGAGGCCGCCCGCGCCGGCGAGCAGGGCCGCGGTTTCGCCGTGGTGGCGGACGAGGTCCGCCTGCTGGCCCAGCGCACGCAGAAGTCCACGGCGGAAATCCACGACATGATCGAGCGCCTGCAGGAGAACTCCGCTGCGGCCGTGCAGGTGATCAACGAAAGCAGCCGTGCCTCCCGCGCCACCGTGGAGCAGGCCAGCCAGGCCGGCGAAAGCCTGGCGCAGATCGCCCAGGTGCTGCGCACCCTGACCGGGCTGAACGCCTCCATCGCCAGCGCGACCCTGCAGCAGTCCCATGTGGTGGAAGACATCAACCAGAACGTCACCCAGGCCGCCGGCCTGGCCCACGACAGCGCCAGCGCGGCCGAACAGACCACCGGCGCCAGCCAGCGCCTGGGCCAGTTGGCCGTGCAGCTCAATCAGCTGCTGGGGCAGTTCCGGGTGTGA
- a CDS encoding sensor histidine kinase has translation MRSIQRRLSLELVGVLLLVGLVLVQTSLWLFDLGLRRYLVESLRNEAELLLSALVRGPNGLELDEKRLNPAHQQPYSGRYFVIDLGDESWRSRSLWDAKLPMPEQKGLAEGLLPGPDNQELLTWRGDYRRFGRQVRIAVAQDYTPVLESIRRVQWTGLALGVAGLLLLLVLQRFSVRRALRPLEQVRQQIAQLQQGQRSELDSRVPEELEPLVAQINHLLSHTEDTLRRSRNALGNLGHALKTPLAVLVSLADREELRGYPELQTTLREQLAQIEQRLGRELGRARLAGEALPGAHFDCAEELPGLFSTLALIHDRGLDLDWDAPEGLRLPWDREDLLELLGNLLDNACKWAETQVNLSIRSGEGGYSLTVDDDGPGIAEDQREAVIGRGARLDEQVAGHGLGLGIVRDIVESWNGRLSLTESPLGGLRVRIELPAGGAA, from the coding sequence ATGAGGTCCATTCAGCGCCGACTCAGCCTGGAGCTGGTCGGCGTGTTGCTGCTGGTGGGACTGGTCCTGGTGCAGACCAGCCTCTGGCTGTTCGACCTGGGATTGCGACGCTACCTGGTCGAAAGCCTGCGCAACGAGGCCGAGCTGCTGTTGAGCGCCCTGGTGCGTGGCCCCAACGGCCTGGAACTGGACGAAAAGCGCCTCAACCCCGCCCATCAGCAACCTTATTCGGGTCGCTATTTCGTCATCGATCTCGGCGATGAGTCCTGGCGCTCCCGCTCCCTATGGGACGCCAAACTGCCCATGCCGGAGCAGAAGGGATTGGCCGAGGGGCTTCTGCCCGGCCCCGACAATCAGGAATTGCTGACCTGGCGCGGCGACTACCGACGCTTCGGCCGCCAGGTGCGGATTGCCGTGGCGCAGGACTACACGCCGGTGCTGGAAAGCATTCGTCGCGTGCAATGGACCGGCCTGGCCCTGGGCGTGGCCGGCCTGTTGCTGCTCCTGGTCCTGCAGCGCTTCAGCGTGCGCCGGGCGCTGCGTCCGCTGGAGCAGGTGCGCCAGCAGATCGCCCAGTTGCAGCAGGGCCAGCGCAGCGAGCTGGACAGCCGCGTCCCCGAGGAACTGGAACCTCTGGTGGCGCAGATCAACCATCTGCTCAGTCACACCGAGGACACCTTGCGGCGTTCGCGCAATGCCCTGGGCAACCTGGGGCATGCGCTGAAGACTCCCCTGGCGGTACTGGTCAGCCTGGCCGACCGCGAGGAGCTGCGCGGCTATCCGGAGCTTCAAACGACCCTGCGCGAACAGCTGGCGCAGATCGAGCAACGCCTGGGCCGCGAGCTGGGCCGTGCGCGATTGGCCGGTGAGGCGCTGCCGGGGGCGCATTTCGACTGCGCCGAGGAGCTGCCGGGCCTGTTCTCGACCCTGGCGCTGATCCACGACCGCGGCCTGGACCTGGACTGGGACGCCCCCGAAGGACTGCGCCTGCCCTGGGATCGGGAAGACCTCCTGGAGCTGCTGGGCAACCTCCTGGACAACGCCTGCAAATGGGCGGAAACCCAGGTCAACCTGAGCATTCGCAGCGGCGAGGGCGGTTACAGCCTGACGGTGGACGACGATGGTCCGGGCATTGCCGAAGACCAGCGCGAGGCGGTCATCGGCCGTGGCGCGCGCCTCGACGAGCAGGTGGCCGGGCACGGCCTGGGCCTCGGCATCGTGCGTGACATCGTCGAATCCTGGAACGGCCGCCTGAGCCTGACGGAAAGCCCCCTGGGCGGCCTGCGGGTGCGCATCGAGCTACCGGCCGGGGGCGCTGCGTAG
- a CDS encoding response regulator transcription factor, which produces MRLLLVEDHVPLADELSSSLGRQGYAVDWLADGRDALHQGASEPYDLIILDLGLPGKPGLEVLQQWRAGGLSTPVLILTARGSWAERIDGLKAGADDYLTKPFHPEELALRIQALLRRAHGLANQPQLEAAGLQLDEGRQCVSRNGEEVQLTAAEFRLLRYFMLHPGQLLSKSHLAEHLYDGESERDSNVIEVHVNHLRRKLGRDVIETRRGQGYRFTGEGR; this is translated from the coding sequence ATGCGGTTGTTGCTGGTAGAGGACCATGTACCCCTGGCCGATGAGCTGAGCAGCAGCCTCGGCCGCCAAGGCTACGCCGTGGACTGGCTGGCCGATGGCCGAGACGCCCTGCACCAGGGGGCCAGCGAGCCCTACGACCTGATCATCCTGGACCTCGGCCTGCCGGGTAAGCCGGGCCTCGAAGTGCTGCAGCAGTGGCGTGCCGGCGGTCTCTCGACGCCGGTGCTGATCCTCACCGCGCGCGGTTCGTGGGCCGAGCGTATCGACGGCCTCAAGGCCGGCGCCGACGACTACCTGACCAAGCCCTTCCATCCCGAGGAACTGGCCCTGCGCATCCAGGCCTTGCTGCGTCGCGCCCACGGCCTGGCGAACCAGCCGCAACTGGAGGCGGCTGGTCTGCAGCTGGATGAAGGGCGCCAGTGCGTCAGCCGCAATGGCGAGGAAGTCCAGCTGACCGCGGCCGAGTTCCGCCTGCTGCGTTACTTCATGCTGCACCCCGGCCAGCTGCTCTCCAAGAGCCACCTGGCCGAGCACCTCTACGATGGCGAGTCCGAGCGGGACTCCAACGTTATCGAGGTCCACGTCAACCACCTGCGCCGCAAGCTCGGTCGCGACGTGATAGAGACCCGGCGCGGCCAGGGTTACCGTTTCACCGGTGAGGGCCGATGA
- a CDS encoding PepSY domain-containing protein translates to MRWVLRYSGIIALILAIFALEAMARDLDQDEALKLREEGVIMPLEQLLHRALGLYPGARLLEAELEEEDDVYIYEVELVTADGTVRELELDARDGRILKDEEDD, encoded by the coding sequence ATGCGCTGGGTCCTTCGCTACAGCGGGATCATCGCCCTGATCCTGGCCATCTTCGCCCTTGAAGCGATGGCCAGGGACCTGGATCAGGACGAGGCCCTGAAGCTCCGTGAAGAGGGCGTCATCATGCCCCTCGAGCAACTGCTCCACCGTGCCCTGGGGCTCTACCCCGGGGCGCGGCTGCTGGAGGCCGAGCTGGAGGAGGAAGATGACGTCTACATTTACGAGGTGGAGCTGGTCACCGCCGATGGTACGGTGCGCGAGCTGGAACTGGATGCCCGCGACGGGCGCATTCTGAAGGACGAGGAAGACGACTGA
- a CDS encoding PepSY domain-containing protein has protein sequence MKKFAALFAIATLAATAGIAQARDLGPDEALKLRDAGTIQSFEKLNAAALAKHPGGTINETELEEEYGRYIYQVELRDAKGVQWDLELDATSGEILKNHQDD, from the coding sequence ATGAAGAAATTCGCAGCCCTGTTCGCCATCGCTACCCTCGCCGCCACCGCCGGTATCGCCCAGGCCCGTGACCTCGGTCCGGACGAAGCCCTGAAACTGCGTGACGCCGGCACCATCCAGTCGTTCGAGAAGCTCAATGCCGCGGCCCTGGCCAAGCACCCCGGCGGCACCATCAACGAAACCGAACTGGAAGAGGAATATGGCCGCTACATCTACCAGGTCGAACTGCGTGACGCCAAAGGCGTGCAATGGGACCTGGAGCTCGACGCCACCAGCGGCGAAATTCTGAAGAATCACCAGGACGACTGA
- a CDS encoding NnrS family protein has protein sequence MQLLDASRELAIRPIWRLGFRPFFLFGTAFALLAVPLWLMALHGRLGPWQPAGGWLAWHRHEMVFGFGGAIIAGFLLTAVQNWTGTPGLRGRALASLALLWLAARLAWVLGAPLALLIPLELAFLPWVALVLGRSLWRVRQRNNYPVVLVLSLLAAADALVLWGLAVGNDALQRQGVLAALWLVAALMGLIGGRVIPFFTQRGLGRTQQIKAWPWLDWTCLAGSVLLAASFAAGPGLQQSPWLAILCLLPGLGNLLRLARWYDAGIWRVTLLWPLHLAFAWLALAPLGLAAWHLGWLANPSLAQHALGVGAMAGLILAMIARVSLGHSGRPLEAPRAMGLAFALLNLGAVARVLLMPLLGTLAFWLAAFCWMAAFALFLRYYAVLLCTPRLDGRPG, from the coding sequence GTGCAATTGCTTGATGCTTCGCGGGAGCTGGCGATCCGGCCGATCTGGCGCCTGGGCTTCCGCCCCTTCTTTCTCTTCGGCACGGCCTTCGCTCTATTGGCCGTGCCGCTCTGGCTGATGGCCCTCCATGGCCGCCTCGGCCCCTGGCAGCCGGCGGGCGGCTGGCTCGCCTGGCACCGCCACGAGATGGTGTTCGGCTTCGGCGGCGCGATCATTGCCGGCTTTCTCCTCACCGCCGTCCAGAACTGGACCGGCACTCCCGGCCTGCGCGGTCGCGCCCTGGCCAGCCTGGCACTGCTCTGGCTGGCCGCACGGCTTGCCTGGGTACTGGGCGCGCCCCTGGCGCTGCTGATTCCCCTGGAGCTGGCCTTCCTGCCCTGGGTGGCCCTGGTACTGGGGCGCAGCCTGTGGCGCGTGCGCCAGCGCAACAACTACCCCGTGGTGCTGGTCCTGAGCCTGCTGGCGGCGGCCGATGCCCTGGTGCTCTGGGGGTTGGCCGTTGGCAACGATGCCCTGCAGCGCCAAGGTGTGCTGGCGGCGCTCTGGCTGGTGGCGGCATTGATGGGGCTGATCGGCGGAAGGGTGATTCCGTTCTTCACCCAGCGCGGCCTGGGCCGCACGCAACAGATCAAGGCCTGGCCCTGGCTGGACTGGACCTGCCTGGCGGGCAGCGTCCTGCTGGCCGCCAGCTTCGCGGCGGGCCCCGGCCTGCAACAATCGCCCTGGCTGGCGATCCTCTGCCTGCTGCCGGGCCTCGGCAACCTGCTGCGCCTGGCGCGCTGGTACGACGCCGGCATCTGGCGGGTGACGCTGCTCTGGCCGCTGCACCTGGCGTTCGCCTGGTTGGCCCTGGCGCCCCTGGGCCTGGCCGCCTGGCACCTGGGCTGGCTGGCCAATCCGAGCCTGGCCCAGCACGCGCTGGGTGTCGGCGCCATGGCCGGGCTGATCCTGGCGATGATCGCCCGCGTCAGCCTGGGGCACAGCGGTCGGCCGCTGGAGGCTCCGCGTGCCATGGGGCTGGCCTTTGCGCTGCTGAACCTGGGCGCTGTCGCACGGGTACTGCTGATGCCGTTGCTGGGAACCCTGGCGTTCTGGCTGGCGGCTTTCTGCTGGATGGCGGCCTTCGCGCTGTTCCTGCGCTACTACGCGGTGCTGCTGTGCACGCCGAGGTTGGACGGCAGGCCGGGCTGA